The DNA region GAGCCTCCTTCCTCCTACAAGTAAAGTTTATACAGGCAAAAATAGATTAGAGAATTGAAAAGATGCAGCCcactatttttatgtttatatttacgtGTACTTCCTCACTACATACCTGCAGAGACACAAAGGCGAGACCCAAAGACCCTGCGCACGATAAGaatacagacagagaggacagcTGGCCTGTGTGACCATTAGAGTAGTTTGCTCTGATCTGGAGAATCTGGAAAAAAGCAAATCCAGCAATGTAATCCACTCTCCTTGCTGAATTCATGTTAACTATACATAATCACAGTTAAAGTTCAATTAAATGATTCATATCACTGCCCATTGAGTTGCTACCTTGCTTGCAATTAAAGTTGGCAGACTGGAAGACTGCATCACTGAGACGACTGCAGTGGTTGCATAGGAGCCCAGGAGGAACATTAAACCACTGTAAGCCAAAAGAAACAGCGCTCCTGacacataaacagaaaataggatcatcaaaacacacatagtGAAATGACTTCAATAAAAACCTTTGTTGTAGGCAAGAGTTTTCATGGTTACTCACAATACTGCATATCTAAATGATCATCCTAACCTCTACATTAAAGAAGTTCTCTATCAATGTGTTGGGAAAAAAAATTCATACTAAGACTGAATGACAGttacaaaaacatttgaaatataatGTGTCACATACACTATATTCTGAGGCATTGCAAATGACTGGTGCTTCTGTAGAAAATACATGATAGATTAATTCTGCAAAGCTGCTCATTAGTGTCTAATATTGATTCACAAttcatttgatttctttttatctttgctttgttgtttgtagattattacaattatttagTTTTGAAATTAATCTTTTAAACAACCACAATGTATTCAGAGACATAGTCCAATCCACAGCTGGAAAAACTACCCAACAAATGCACCATTGAGTAATATTTGCTAAACACTACAATGACTAGCTGTTTTAGGATCAGGATTACTgataacatttataaaaatgaatcaatataATATGTTTCCACACTTTAATTGATGCTTCAATTTGCTACTGTAACACTGTACATTTCCCCATCCTGCATGGCTAAAACAGgcttatcttatcttacatATTTATGaccatacagtacatacagtaaaaatagaTGTGGGTCACAGACAGGAAAAGGAAGTTAAACATGTTGTTGTGCTTGTCATAGGATTTGTTgatgataattaaaaaaataaaaatttaaaaaacgtaAAATAACAGCAGCCCTTATCCTTTAAATGTGTACTAACCTGTGAGGGTATCACCATGATAATGcaggatgaggaagatgatCACTGCTGTCTGGGCCAACGTGAGGAGCCTCTCACTCCAGGCACTGTGGAGCAGTTCAGGTAAAATACATGTATTATAAGAGATAACATATTGTCAGcttgaaaacagaacaaatactCTTAACTCAGATCGTCTCAAATATTAGCAGTGTTTGGACACTAGTGGAGCCACAGTCTGATTGAGCATGTGATGAGGTGAAGGCTGCAATTTTAAGACATTGAATGGATGTACATGGATGTCTTGTACAAACAGCTTAATTCTACAGCCAGTATGTGCAAACAACAGGTAACATATGTGATTTAAGCTTGTTGCAGTTTCTGGCATTATAGAAATAGACACAATTCTGGGACTCCAAGTGTGTGTTTCCACACTTTCTATATGTCAAATCAGTAAACTAGGAGAGGACTGCATCATGTGTGAAACAAAACATGTGACACTAATATCCCCCTGTGCCTAATGTCAGTGAATCAGACAGGAACTATTTTTCTCACTGTGTCAAACAGGGGTTGAACATGTGGTTTACATTGAGAAATCAACCACTATACATAGTGCATGACACAGTCTGTGACTTGTAAACCACCTAGTTATTAAGCACTCACAAGAGTGGGAAGCTGTTGGTCACCGCATACACAACAGGACATGAGAAGGCATAAAGCTGCAGCAGGACGGAGAATAGACTCAGGCCTTCTGCACTTCCTCTCCAGAGTATCTTCAGCAACTGAAGCAGCTGCACTGTAGGGAGATGACAGACAAGGACATGAAAAATCACTGATTCTTAGGACTGAAGACCACCAACTTGTAGATTTggtgtagagctgcaacaagtgAATTCATCAAAATTGAAATGATGTGCCATTTTTTCacaaatttgacacatttcattGATTAAATGATAAATCAGTGTATTCGTTGATTGTTAAAATAAGCATTAGTTGTATCCCTAATTAGCTAGTTGTCCAAGTTagtaatgaatatgtaaatcatattcatataaaaaaagatattggTGAGCATGAGTCAATGGGCTCAGCTGCTCATTGACTTACTTACAGAGGCTGACACACTGAAACCAGGTCTGATTGCTTCTTCTCAccattattattagtatgtgTATGCAAAAATATCTTGATATCTATATAAAATTATATTGTCCATTTAACTGTGTTATGGTATgattcagtttcctgctggctTGTGAGAAAATGTTTGCATGAATGACAAGTTAATGTTGTGGTTTTGTGATAACTTCCTGATGTTGTCATGGTTATCTGTCTACTGTTAAGCACAGTAAATACTGCATTGTAGTCTGTAGGATGTTTATCAGAGCACTTCAAGGAATTTGGATTCTTACTTGATCATTGTGTTGAGAAGAGATCTAAACAATAATGTCAACCCAGTCTCACCACAGTTAGTGAGAAAGTCACGAAATGTAATCTATTTGTTGATAATCGATTCGTGTATATGGACACAAATTGCCCTATTCTTGCTAGTGCATTTTAGTTGGAAGTATATTTTGTGCCTACACCACACTGATtgaatttaaagtttaattttccATGATTGTCCATGTAAACAAATGTATGGATTTCACAAGACTAATGACATTGAAATAGTTGGAGTGGTGCTAGGTTTTAGGGTTGTTTAGGGTTGTCCTTCTACCTGTGAGTGTGTCAGGCTTAAACTGATACATAACTAGATGGCCGATGATGTCCTGCTGCTATCATCTGATTAAATCAGGGAGGCTAGGGTTGAGGAGAACTCTTACCCAGAAATGTGTCCAGGAGGATCCAAATTCCAGCAATTTTCTTCAGGACAAACTTAAGACACGGCACTGCgacaaagatgaaaaatgttaaatgcagATGTTGTGAGCGGTGAACCTTTGCAGCTGGATAACACGGAATGAATCCCCAAAACAACGTGAAGAATATACGCTTAACACAATGTCACCGTTTTTGTTTACCCAAAGAAGTTTACATTGTTGACGCGAAACATCTGCCATAACACGCCTCTCGCACATCTGGAACATGATGTCGCAACTTTTCTACAGTTTGATCGCAAATCATTCACTCACCGTGCAAGTGAAAGTTGACAAAAAGCTCCTCGTAACATTTAGTTGGCATAAAATATGTAACCAGGAACTCTTTGACGGGAGACGTGGCCATGGTCGGTCAGTTAGTACTACTCCACAGTAACGGAGGGAGGGGTCCAAAAGTTCCCCAATATTTACAGCCAAACAGGACACCTTTAAATGCTCTCACCAGGGATATTTGTAGTCCGGAAGTCCACGATAAAACAGTCCCATTTTTTTAAGGCGACCACCAGTGTCCTCATTGACTCTGGAGGCCTTTGATTCTGTTGTAAAAGGGCCACAGTGCTGATTGAGCAGCACAAGACAAGCTGAGTGACACATAAAGCTACTCTGCTTTAAAGTATGaatttttaatgtgatttttccACAAATAGCCTACTGTGAATGACCTTGTTACCATTGTCACTATTTTAGTACAGGCTGATGGAGATGCCATTCGTTTAGCCGGTAGAAACTAAAGTATTAATTGGACTAAGCTTTGAGGGCCATATTTTTTATACTGAATATTATAGCACATATTTGACTATTCAAACTGTGTATTGGTCAATCTCAGGTACCTTACTTTAATTTTTTACAAGGTTAATAAGCATTAGATGGATGCATTTTTCTCAGTCCTGTTACCAAAACgtatgtgtcatttaaaaaggaCATAGGCCTATTTACAAGCATGTAAACcattcagatagatagatagcctttattgtctCATGGGGAAATCgtttcccttttcctttttttcctgacaaaaagtgtttgttttacagAAATGGTTGGTTACATGTTCATATAATTGATATTTATGACTAAGAAATCACTATATATGCAAGCcaactgtattttaaaaaaaaaaaaagggggtaaCAGGACTGAGTGAAAACCTGGGGAAGTGcctaaggaaaaaataaaatatttaaagtataGCTGGGATGTGGATTCACACaacaatgcagaaaaaaaagattttaattattatatttcatgATAAAGTGTAGAAACAACAATAAGCATTGCTTTTATTGAGGAACAGaagcaaatgtttttaattaattaaaaagtgaCACAATGTTGCAAAGGATTTTTGAGTATACTCAACTAATGGGCAGGGAAGCTGATTACCCTCCCAAAAGTAATCTGGTTAGTTGTAATCTGATTACCCTCCCAAAAGCAATTGCATTACTTGTAGACACACAAGAGTTGTCATATCACATTTGTATAGTTAATGACAACGTTAATCTAATAAAGCCTACAAGTCTCAATAATTGGGGTTCCTCTTAACAGTTTTTGATATTTGCAGTCATGTGATATTAACGCTATTAACCCATTATGAATGCATTATTAACGTGTCATTAACATGTTATTAACGCATTTACTTTGACAACCCATATGTAATATACTGGGGATGGAAATGGAATCCATTCTGCAGATGACCTAGAATGAATGGGTACATGAGTTTTTGGATCAAGTGAAGAAACACATCAACCCCATCAAATTCATGCTGGTGGTCTTGAAATGCTTAACTTCTTTAAAAAAGAGGACTGCACACAGACTTGCCCCTTTCATCACATTCTTCTTTATTCAAAcaacatgaatgtctgtgccAAATGTCCTGGCAATCGATCCAACAGTCACTGAGCTATTTCACTTAAAATAACATCAACTTTGTGGTGGCACTGGATGAAAAGTCATGAGGTCAGAAGGGACACAGTGTTAAATATCTGTgcaaaatatttagtaatttaatttaatagtttttatcaCAAGATATGATTACCTAGATACCAGCCTCTTACTTCCATATTTATCAAGCTACAATATAAAGTGTTGCAGTGATGTTAGTTGAGTGAACAACTGCAGTCATATTTATTTATCCCACACTCTCTCATCCATGCAAATACATGTCTGTCTTGGGGATGGTTCCAAATTGAAATGTACTTTTCCCTCTAATAACACGTACCAGTAAATGTGAAACCTTGGTGATGTTGCTGGTGAGCAGATATGACTTCAGCACTTTCAGTTAGTAAAATTGAGTGGGTATTTCCCAAAGATACAGTTGATACTACAACAAGTTGTAAATCGTTAACTTCTGCAAATGTTCTAATCACTCACATTTATCATTGTGGCTACAGCATGATTTGCATAACAGTCTGTACTGCAGAGGATAGGCATTGGTGCACAGAAGTAactttcaaatgacataataaTTAACTCATTAAAATCTGTGATAGCCTTGATATGGGACCGTTTAATATGTAATGTGAAGGGCAAAGGGTTAGGAAGCTGCTTTGGTGACAGTCACAGCCAGttaaacatttacagaaaaCCTGAGAAGTAGATACATTAGTATGCAGAGGTCTTGTTTTATGGAACAGTAAACAAGATTTGCCAAAGAAGTTATACATAGTTCCATTTTCTCGTGCAGCTTTTCATCCCTATATTGCCAGTAAAGAAGGCAACTTAAATACCCAGTTATTGCATTCATCCAGAACATGTGTTAAAATGCACATGAAGACACCAACAGTACTAAGAGTGCAAAGTATGCTGCATTAAACCAttgcaatatttattaataatctaattacACCTCCCCATCATTAATAATACATAGCTGCCACATAGTGTAAATACATTTCACTGTTTGGCTTAGTTTAAAGTGGAAGTcctctgaaaacaggaagaacataaacaaaaacatattgaagAAGTGGTTATTCAGCAGTTTGCTTTCATCCTGACAACATGTGTACTGGAAAATGCACAGGTTGCATTGGTGTTATTCTGTACCCATTAGTGGTCATATCCATCATCTGTAACATAATGCTGTTCTTTCCTGCCTGGGACATCAAGTATGTCAAAGATGGACATATTACTGTGGAGGTGAAATACTTGGgaggactccttggaggggggtTGATGGTGAGTTGTCTTTCCAGTAGCCTTTGGCTTTGGCCTACAAGCTGCTGCATATTCctctttaaaatataaagatgAAAAATTCCTAATTAAGGCAAAGTTTCAAGGTTCTAATGATGAGTTTGGCACAGAGTTAGAGGAATTCTTCATATCATGACTGAAAACTGACCCCTGCTAAATGTATGAACTGTTAACTATATGTTATACACTGATGCTGCATGGTTCTCCCTGTTAACCCCATGTGCACCACCACAGGTGTTGATCCCAGCAATTTACATCCACATGACTGAAGTAGACAGATGCTGTGGAAACCGCTGCGGGGTGAGTCAGTCAAAACTATCAGTTAGATGTTTCAAGCATTCAGAAAAAGTGAAAGGAAAAAGGTAAGCAAGCTATTAACAGGACctcatgttaaatatgaaataattacCAAATTAAACCAAATTATAAAGTGTTTAATGGAGGCCAGGCTGGGAAtgactcagtaaaaaaaaaaaagaaattgactTGCATGGTGCTGCATCATCATTGCACAGCATTCAGGTCCTCTTTAGACTGAACAGATAACATAACCACagtacatttgtgtttgtttcaaaaAAGAGCATTAAGTTGGCCCGTGTTATGTCCTGTTGACGTTGGGAAAACAAAATGCAAGTAATGTAGGagaataacagaaaaacaagcatGAGAAAATAATTCAGTTTGAACATATTATGTTTTACactgcattaaaaatgtttggGCCCTTTGGTTATTGTTCAACTTCTGCAGATGTTCTTATCGATCCCGTTTGCTGCAGTGGCTTTGCTTGGGGCCATGTACAGTTTCGCTGTAGCCACGCTCGCTTTGCATAACGGGCCACTCTGCAAAAATGAGACATGGACAACACCTTTTAATGACACGTGAGACACGGAAGCAAATTTCTGATGACATTTGTTAACATTATGAAGTCCTGGTCATTCACAAACTTCTTCTTTTACATAGGAATTTCAAGTACCTGACTAAATACAAGTCATGGGGAGATTGCACCGAGCCTAAGAACATTGTGCTGTTCAACACTATATTGTTCGTCATTCTGCTGGTCACAAGCTGTTTCCAGGGGCTGCTCTGCACCATCCAGATGATCATCGGCCTAATTGGGTGCGTGTGTGGAGTCTTCTTCAACAAAGAGGTAATCGAAGATGTCACAGCATCAATTGTCCATAATGTTAATACATCTCATTTCTCACATAAGACATATCATTTGAGAGAATTTTAACctaaattttctttttttacttacaGGAACCATGAGGCTTATCTGGACCATGGGTACTCAGTACTGTGTCTGGTTGACTGGTGCTACCTGCTGAAACACTGGAATAGTGTTCGTGGCTGAATTTTGTTGCTACaggcttttattgtttttgttcttaATGATGCTTCATACTGTTGCAATGTATTTGGGTATGCTGTGAAACTGGCAGTGTTCAACCTAATGCATGCAAATTGTTATTTGGGCAAttttaaataaaccttttaTAAACTGATCTGTGTTGTATTTCATAATATTGAACATTTCACAATAACATGAACTTTTTGGCTTATTGTGCGTTACAatcaaaataataattggcTGTGTGCACACATGGTTCTTCTCAATGCCACATTTaatacagtggtggaaaaaagtttttggacaaccttaaaagtttacacaatctcaaatattatcatgaaatgtttgtggaaaaatcttttttgtctttcaaaagGTGTCGCTGcattagacagacacaaacaaatacaaattatatatattttttgtttattgtattgaaaaactaacaaaactacACATGCGGATCAGGATGCGGTCATTTCTTGCTGAAGAAACCCTTGGACGCCCAGATCTTGGTTTGTCTTCCAAGCTGTTGGTTTGTCTATATTTCTGCAGAGTATATCCAACTGCTGAAGGACTGCATCTGCACTTCCTGGCTATCTGGCGGCAGCTGTATCCTTCCTGGCTGATAATTTGTGTTAGGTTCCTTGTTTTAGCCATTTTTGTCTCAGATGAACTTTCAAATGTGCTGGCTTTATATAGACACAGAGCATGGCAACAAAAATTGTGTCTTTTTATAAAAAGCATGACCTTCATTAGTGGATCACTGGTACCAAAATGACCCgatattcaaaatgtatttttatggaaCCAAtcaattttaagtttttaatggatttttaaagatttgattaGTATTTTGGCTGTGACTGTACTAAAATAAATTGCACTTGAAGACCTAAGAGTGATtcttaatgcaatatttcacaaatgcaTGGGATGTCCgaaaacttttttccaccactgtatgTGTACAATGAATATTACATAATACTGCATGAGGATATATATCCAAATATTTGACTGTCATCTCAAGTTGTTAACTCATAAACTTACACAGCACAGATGGAGCATTGTTGTATGAGACGGTTACATCATATACTCACCAGTTTATCATAGAGCGAAGCTAACCCAAACCTTTACTGGTCCTCCTCACTCTCCACATTTCACATAGATTTGTGCTGTTTCACTGTGACATTGTGGTTGTCAGGACTGAACAGGTTTAAGCCTTATTTACCTCCCCCTCAAAAAACTAATCCCTTATGTTGCAACATGGACCATGGAAGACAACAGCAGCACATCCAAGTCTAgctttattatttgtttatttttttatttcctatatttcatttcatatcattTCAATAAGTAACATGGCTGTTTTTTCTcacaaagaaaggaggaagtaacAGAATGAATGAGTTTTGGCTAAACATGTGATTaaatacacactgtatacacTATGCACATAGGATGTTGGGGAGGTGAAATTAAGtattttagatttagattttttttttttttgcaatgtcCTATGGAAAACATCATGTCTTGTGCCGGTTCCCAAAGTAGTCACGTCACACATCAAGAAGATCCTGGAGGGGCTGCTTCTCTTTCTCGGCTGGATAAGTACCCCCAGGGGTCCCTGGGCACTGACACCCATGGACCCCCCACACCGTCTGGCCACATCACGTCCATCCaatgttacccccccccccccccccctccggcTATTAAAATCCACCTTAATTATTTTGAGTCAATCTGACATACCAAATCACACACCTGTTGGTCAAAAGGTGAATATGTAGTTTAGCTGGGCTGTGAGCAGGTCTGCCTATACTTCAGTAAACCAAGTGCTGAAATATTGTAATTTCACTCACAAATCAGTGTATGGCTCaagatgataatgataatattggTGTTCTTTGAAAACCATCCAACCATACAACACAACAGTATGAGTGACTGAATATACAACAATGCCATCCTGAGGCACACAAAGCACAGCTGATTGCAGATTTCAAAGTAAGAGTCACTAAGTGAGCAACGCGATTTCTCACTGTAAAAATCAACATCTAATGAACTTGACAGATCAACTCCCACAGACAGGCCTATATAGCAGCATCACACCAAAGTGATGCAAAACACGTTAAGCAAACAGCTTATCAAATAAACTCatccaaatatatatatatatgctcaTCTGGATGTACCAGGAAGTTATGTAAGGATTCTTTTCTTTGACTTTACAAGTGCATTTAGTACTATGCGCAACCCTCTTTATTGAGAGACCAGTTTGAGGTGATAGGGTGGATCCTACAATCACAACCTGGATTACTGACTATCTGACTGGACTACCACAGTATGTCCACCAGGAGGACATGTGTCTCCGGGATGGTGATGAGCAGCACTGGGGCTCCTCAGGGAACGGTCCTTGCTCCGTACACACATTTCtgttaaattaaagaaaaatgagcTAAATGTGAGAAAAGTGGGCTAAATATTCAGCTATAAAACTGTATCCGAAGTTTTACAGTCGGCACCCCATAGTTTAGGAGGTCCTTTGTACTTGTAGCCATCAGACTTCACAATGATAACATCATAAAATGGTCACTGCAATAATCGCCTCGTTTTATAATTTTTAGGTGTTTGTGTATATTatttgatctatctatctatctatctatctatctatctatctatctatctatctatctatctatctatctatctatctatctatctatctatctatctatctatctgatccatctatctatccatctatccatctaatcTAATTATAGTATCATTGTGAGCTGTGTAATGTTGTTGGGTGGCCCTCACTCTCTCTAAGGGGTGATAAACActgggttttatttatttataaagcccTTACTTGTTTTGTACCTCCTTGTCTTTTAACATGGTTTTTATGATCATAAACGCTGGAGTGATTGGATtatgttctgtttttactgAACCTGGACAATCCATCTTCATCTTATTATATTTCCAGCTGCTCTTGTGTTAGCTGACTCTCTTTGCTATATTTTAAGAGgctaaataaaggttaaaatgaAACTTGTTTATGGATGTCATGAGtgatggtggtgtgtgtgttgcattacataaataatgaaaacaatgcaATCCTTTAGTGCAGAAACTCCAGTTGACCAACATACTTCCCATACTTACAACTCTTATCACTAATGAGTAATACTGCCGCGCCCAACTGCTGCTTGGAGACAACACCACCTGTTTATGGAAACtcatttttaatcatataaatTGTCTTAATTTAACTGTAgtaaatattcactttttaacttttttttattccatttgtttttcctctgttgGTAATTATCACACCTGAGCAGTCACCAACCAAATAAACTGAAACATGTAGCCCGTCCAGTCAGTGTCTCATAGCCAACAGTGTGATCATTTATCAATGTTTTGCTGTAGGAGTCAATGACACATTGTTCTTGCTCCACTTAATTTGCTGCCAGAGGTCTAAAGTCCAAAGCTTTCAACCCTGCAGGCTCAATGTCAATATGCACCTGAATACTGTAGGTGGAGCTGAAACATGTCTCTTAATGGAAATCTGTTTCCTCAGTGTTTCcaaaacaagtaatattagtatATTACTGCAACATACAAGAAACTCAgatttacaaaaaacatttgGAAGGATTTACCATCAACAAGCCTGACTCAGACAACCTGAATGTTTAAAAGAAATGCAAGAAATGTGCATCTGCATATAATCTAtctcaacaaaacaaaagattcAGTTGATTGAATCACAACTGACACAATCTATCTTATCGACTTGCACGTACACCTCCCACATTAGTCATTGCATTCAATGTCAACCAGGCCAACTTGTGCAAATACACTTCCCTCTCTCTGGGACCGTTTCAAGTGGGACTTCCCACTAAGTATTTCAGCAGGAAACGTAGTGAACGAGAGGCAAGTTCATTCTTTATCCTGACAACATGTGTACTGGAAAATGTTCCCGTTGCATTGCTGTTACTCTGTACCCATTAGCACTCATATCCATCATCTGTAACATAGTGCTGTTCTTTCCTGGTGGGGAAATCAAGTACGCCAAAGATGGACATATTACTGAGGAGGTGAAATACATGGGAGGACTCATTGGAGGGGGGTTGATGGTGAGTTGTCTTCTTGCATATCACTCTGGACTATAACCTGCTGAAAAATTCCTTTCTGAAATACGACATACAGTCTCAGAATTGTTTGCTACCTTaatgtgtaaaattaaaaaatatgtatatactgGATTTGTACCATCTCCCAAACACATTGTCAAGATTAAGAGaaaattatgaaatattttggCTATTTTACACTGAATGTAAATTATAGTCAACTTATCCTCCTGCCGCAGGTGTTGCTGCCAGCACTTTATATCCACATGACTGGAGAGAAGGGCTGCTGTGGGAATCGCTGCGGGGTGAGCCAGTCAGTCTAGCTGTGGGTGTTAGACGTTTCAGatgaacaatgaaaaataaaaatgattcatataAACAGCAAATAAGAACATGAGTTCCACAGAGACATGTTTTGGAAGTGATTAATGcacataattaattaattatgtgCATAATTAATAAAGACCTCAAAATTGTTTTTTGTGGCTGAATCGCTCAACT from Scomber japonicus isolate fScoJap1 chromosome 13, fScoJap1.pri, whole genome shotgun sequence includes:
- the LOC128371392 gene encoding mannose-P-dolichol utilization defect 1 protein-like, which gives rise to MATSPVKEFLVTYFMPTKCYEELFVNFHLHVPCLKFVLKKIAGIWILLDTFLVQLLQLLKILWRGSAEGLSLFSVLLQLYAFSCPVVYAVTNSFPLFAWSERLLTLAQTAVIIFLILHYHGDTLTGALFLLAYSGLMFLLGSYATTAVVSVMQSSSLPTLIASKILQIRANYSNGHTGQLSSLSVFLSCAGSLGLAFVSLQEEGGSLATLSYILSACLSCVLLAQVLCYESSNKKKSD
- the LOC128371467 gene encoding transmembrane 4 L6 family member 4-like, which encodes MCTGKCTGCIGVILYPLVVISIICNIMLFFPAWDIKYVKDGHITVEVKYLGGLLGGGLMVLIPAIYIHMTEVDRCCGNRCGMFLSIPFAAVALLGAMYSFAVATLALHNGPLCKNETWTTPFNDTNFKYLTKYKSWGDCTEPKNIVLFNTILFVILLVTSCFQGLLCTIQMIIGLIGCVCGVFFNKEEP